GCGGGGGCAGCCGGCACAGTCAGTGCGGTGCCGCGTAATCCCTTTACCGGTGATACGCGCATCAGCAGCACCCCGGGCACCGGGCAAAAACCGGTACTGACGCCGCAGAGTCTGGCCGTCCCGTCACCGGTACTGTCAGCAGCGAAGACACCGTCCGCGCCGAAGTCCACCGCGCGGTCGCCAGCCGGAAGCCTGCCCGTGCCACGACCTGCAGCCGCACCGAAAACAGCTTCATCTCAGAAAACCCCTGTTACAGCCGTTCACCCGGTGACGGTGCAACCGACTACAGTGAACGCCGCCCGGCAGGCTGTTCCTGTCCGTCCTGTCACCTCGCTGCCGCCCGCCCCATCCGTCAGCAGTCAGACAGCTTCTGCCTATCTACCCGGTGCGCCGGTTGCGGCACTGCCCACCGGACAGGCGTGGCGGGCTGAGCCGGGCTCCACGCTGAAGGAGACCCTGACCGGCTGGGCCGCGAAGGCCCCCTGCAGCAACGGCGGGAACTGGGTGGTCATCTGGCCGGTGTCGCTGGACTACCGCATTGATGCACCCCTGGTGTTTCACGGCAACTTCGAATCCGTGCTGGTACAGGTCTTTGACCTCTACCGCAAAGCGGAAAAACCGCTGTTTGCCGAAGCCAGCCGTATCCAGTGCCTGGTATCGGTGAGCGACAGCCCGGCGGGCGGAGGTCACTGAGGTGGGGTTCGCGCTGCCCGTATTTGTTTTCTGCCTGGTCATTGCGCTGATGGCCGGTGAGGCACAGCGCCACTCGGCTGAGCACGTCCGTACAG
This genomic stretch from Pantoea cypripedii harbors:
- a CDS encoding TcpQ domain-containing protein, whose protein sequence is MAVPSRRATNGAGLLACSVLLAGCSHTVSDTASYPAGRYQQPARFDDIYRTRVPEVVRYDRYTLASTRPDDAQRDPLSQIIDITMPSQLVSTVGEGFRYLLLESGYSLCSATSSAFSELLSRPLPAVQRDIGPVKLSEALQIVAGPAWRLKVDEVNREICFELRDQYRSFAAPLLVPVSLASQHASVSLPPVIPSARTAGAAGTVSAVPRNPFTGDTRISSTPGTGQKPVLTPQSLAVPSPVLSAAKTPSAPKSTARSPAGSLPVPRPAAAPKTASSQKTPVTAVHPVTVQPTTVNAARQAVPVRPVTSLPPAPSVSSQTASAYLPGAPVAALPTGQAWRAEPGSTLKETLTGWAAKAPCSNGGNWVVIWPVSLDYRIDAPLVFHGNFESVLVQVFDLYRKAEKPLFAEASRIQCLVSVSDSPAGGGH